The Polyangium mundeleinium genome contains the following window.
GCCGGCAAATCGTGCTCCGGGCGCTCGACGATGCCTTTGGCCTGAACGACGCCGGCCGCTTCCCGCGCGCGCGCAAAGACTTCCTCGCGCGCCTCGACGCCGGCAAAATCGAGCTCGCGGCGAGCATCTCCCGCCTCGGCAAGCTCGCGCAGGAAATAGGAGCCGAGCTCTCCCGCGCCGAACAAGCGCTCCGCGCGCTCTCGGGCAAACCCGGCGCGCCCCGCGCGGCTCTCACGGAAATCCGATTGCAGCTCGACCACCTGATCCCGCCGGGCATGTTCCTGCGTGAGCGGGTGGAGCGCCTCGCGCATTTGCCGCGATATCTCCGGGCCGTGCAGATCCGGCTCGAACGCATGCCGAATGGCCCCCAAAAGGACCAATCGAAGGCCGAGCAGGTCTTACCGTTCTGGAAAAACTACCTCGACCACCACGAAGGCCTGCGCGGACGGGGCGTCCCGGGGGAGGACCTCGACACGTACCGATGGCTCATCGAGGAGTTCCGTGTGTCGCTCTTTGCTCCGGAGCTAAAAACCGCTGTGACGGTGTCGCCACAGCGGCTCGTGGAGTTCTGGCGGGTGTTATCGGGCTGAGGGGGGCGGGAGATCAGGCCGGCGTGTTCGTCGACGCCGGCGCCTCGGCCTCCTTCTTGTTCTTCTCGCGCGCGGCTGCGGCCTTCAGCCCCGTCGCGAAGTGGTAATCGAGCAGCGCCTCGAACGGCGCGGCCACCTCGACGCCATTCGCGGACCTCTCGGCCCGACGCCGCACCTGATGGGCCATCTCGCCGAGGCGATAGGCGATCTCGTGCGCCCGCACGAGCCGCGTCTCGTGGAGCAGCTCGAGGAGCTTCTCGACCGCCGGCAGCACCTCCTCGATCCGCTGGCAGTCCTGCCAGAGCGCGCCGAGCTCCGCGACCTCGACCTCGCTCAGGCCGGCCCGTTGCCGCGCTGCCGGGTCTGCCAGGAGCAGGGCCGCGATGGCCCCCGCGTGCCCATCACGGAGCTTGCTCAACCGGGCCACGTGGTCGGGCGTGATGTCGACGAGCTCGATATCGCTGAGGTCCATGGTGCGGTCGCCGGCCTTGGGATGCTTGGGGTCACTCATGAGGATGGTCTCCTCTTCCTTGCGGGAAGGGTGATGGTTGCTCGAATGTGGCCTCGACGCGGATTGCGTCGCGGTCGAGGGATAGAGTGGCAATAGGTATGCCAGGGTCGGGGGAGGGGTGAAACGGTGGCGGAGAGGGTCGTTTCTCACGCCGCGACGGGTGCGTCTTTCGTGGGGAGGATGGGGACCCTGACGGGCTCCGGTGGGCTCCGGGCGGGAGGGGGGACGAAGCTGTTTTCGTGAAGGATTTCGAGGGTCTGTTGGGGGAGGGGGACCCGAGGTTGGGGAGGGGTTTGCGTGTCTCCGAGGGGGGGCGTAGCCACCCGCGGGAGGGGCGGTATCGTCGGAAGGAGGGTGGCGGCGGGGCGCTGACGGGGACCGGACATGTCCGAGAAATTGTCCGGAATTGTCCGGAATTGTCCGGACATCTTGGGGGGGACGGGTGCGGCTCTCTCGGGGAGGGGAGGGACCCTCTTGGAGGAGGGTCGTGAGGGGGGTGGGGGAGTGTCGCCGGGAACTTCCCGCCCCGTCCGGCTACTCTACCCATCGGATGTCCCGCCGCGCCTTGGCCACCGTGATCCTCTCGGTCCTCGGCCACGGCCTTTTCCTCGGCTTCGGCGCCCCGCGCATGCGGGAGGCGCCCCGGACGATCGCCTCGCCCGCGACTTCGCCCATCACCTCCACCGCCGAGGCCCTCGCGCGGAACGAGCGCACGCGCGAGGCCCGCCGGGCGCTTGTCGAGGCCGCGCGCATCGACCGCAAAAAAGGCCGCCTCGCGCTCGGCCGGTTTCTCCTCGAAGCGAATCGTATCGACGCCGAGGAGGCCGGCGAGGAGCTCGACATGGCCGAGGCCCTCACCCGGTACGAAGATCGCCTCTCCCGGCTGCGCGAGGCCCTCCGCGAAGGCGATCCCGTCACGCTCGCCGTGCCGTGGGCCTACGAGGACATCAAATACTACGGGCAGCCCGGCGGCCGCATGGCCGATGCGCTGCTCGACGGCGGCGGGTCCTGCGAGCAGGTCGCGCAGCTCGTCGTCGCGTCCGTATTCGATGTCGGCAGGCCCGCGGAGGTCGCCTTGCGGTTTTATGGAAAGCCCATGGCCGACGGCGTCGCGCACCTCGCGCCCATTGCGATCCGTGGCAAAGAGGAGCACGACCTCATGGCCGGTACGCCCGCGGCCCCGGGCGGCAGCCGCGTCGCGCCCGACGAGCTCGTCGAGATCTACGCCCGCGTGCATGGTCTCGCCCCGCCGATCGCCGCCGCGCCCGGCGGGGGCGGGGGATCCGGCAAAGAGGCGGCCCCCCCGGCATCGGCCGAGCCCACGGACGCGGCCTCCTCACGCCCCTCTCTCGCCGCCGGGTTTCCGCCGAATGCCGACGCCTACCCCGGCACCCTCCCCCTTTATGCCGTGCGCGCCGTGAAACAACCGGGCGAGGCGGGAGATGTCCTCGAAGACCCGAGCTTCGCCGCCGAGGGCGCGCGCCATTGCGCTTATTTCCTCCGGATGGCCTCGCTCAGCCCGCCGACGATCGAGGTGGAGCAAAGCGTCGCGTTCGAACCGTTTCCCACGCCGCGTCCGCAGCGCCTCGAACGCGAGGCGTTCCTTTTGCGCGTGGCCCTGGACCTCGCGAAAAGCCCACAGGCCGACGCCGCCGATCGGCTCATGAGTTTTGCTTGCCTCACCGCGCTCGGCGAGGTCGCCGGCACCGATTTCACCCTCGCGGGCGAGCGGCGCCTCGCGCACGCGGCCGTGACCACGGGCAAACAGGCCCGGGAGGCGGGCGAGAAGGCGCTCGCCTCGATACGCTGGTCGAGCGAAGAGGGCGCGCAGATCGTCAAGCGCATCGAGACCGAATATGCGGGGCGGAGCTGGGTCCTCCTTTTTTTGAAGGGCGGAGGTGACGTCGTCCTCGACCTCACGTTGCGCTCGCCGCGGGAGAGCTGGGGGCGCGTGAATGCGCTCGGGGCGCTCGTGCTTTTCTCCGAGACACGCCTCCGCGCCATCGAGGCCACGGCGACGTTGTCCCCGCGCGACCAGATCGACGTGATGCACGAGGTTTTCCACGCGCACGACCACCTCCGGCCCTGGGCCACGAATTTCGACCTCGAAGCCCCGCCGAACGCCTCTCCCACGGTGCTGCGGTTCGTCCGCGCCTATCGTGTCTTCCGCGGCGTGGCCTTCCGGTTATGGGAAGGGCAACGCGAGGCGGGCGAGACGCTCGCCGCATTACGCGAGGAGTCGCGCGCGGCGGGCCTCGACCCGACGTGGGAGGCGGCGATGATCGATTACCACGCGCGCAACGTGCTCGGCCTCTATGCCCAGCGGCCTGCGGGCTTCGAGGTCGTGGCGGCGCTCGTCGAGGCGACGCGGGGCAACCTGGACCCGTCGCTGGATCCGCTCCGCAAGCAGCTCGCGTACATCACGGCCGAGGGCCGGCTCGACGCGCGCACGCTGGCGGATGCGTTTCGGATGCGGTGACTCAAAGCGAAATCCCCGCCGCCGCCAGCAACGCATCCCGCCCGAGCGCCCCCGCCTCGTCGATCGGATGGTTGTCCCTCTCCACCCCGAGCGCCCGGATCGCCGTCACATCCGCGCTCCCTTTCACCGTGTACCGCAACGTCGGCGTCCGCCGCGCCTCGTCGACCACGCCGGGCACCAGCGTGAAGGGGATCGCCACCGGCACGCGCACGATCGTCGATTGGCCCGCGGCGAGCCACTGGTTCGGGCTGTAATCGATCGGCGGCAGCGCGTACTTTTCCGCGAAGGTCACCGTCACCCGCACATTGCGGATTTCGATGTCGAACGAGTTCGGGTTGTCGACCGTCAGGTACACGTCGAGCCCGATCCCGCGCAGCGACGCGGAGCGCAGCTCGGCATGATGCAGCCGCAAGGTCGGTTTTTCCGCGGCGCACCCTGGGGCGACGAGGGCGAGGGCCGTGACGAGGAGCAGGTGCCTGGGGAGCTTCGTCATCGTTTGCCGGGACGAGGATAGATCAGGTTCACGGATCCAGGCGGAAAAAAGCTCCCTCGCTCATCGCGCGCGCCACATCGCCCCAGGTCGCGTAGGTCGAAAGGGGCGCGCCGTCCGGTGCCATCCGCAGCTTGCTCCAGCAGCAGCGACGCCGCAGCGTCACCTCGCCGAGCGTCGCTGTGGAGACACGACCCTCGGGGTGGGCGCCGAGGATCGCCACGCGCCCACGGTAATCGTTCTGCACCGCCGCAAGGATGGGCACGAGGGACGCCATGGGCGTATCCGCGGGGGACGCGATGACGACGATCGGATTCACCAGCTCCTTCTGCTGGACCAGATGATACAGCTTGCGCTTGTTCTCCAGGACAACCAGGAGATCCGCGACATCCGCCGTGTGCACGCCGTCGATTCGGATCCCCCCTTCGTCGATGGCCACCTCGAGCGCATCGTCGCTCCCGTCACACGGCCCCGCGGGGGGAAGCGAGGTGGCCGGAGGAAGGTTCCATGCGGAGCAATATCCCTCGTGACCTGCCGGAAGTGGCAGCGGATGGCGCGCATCGTGGGCCATTCCGCGCGCTCCCGTCCATCCTGCGAGCCCGAATGCGAAGACCGCGGCGCCGAGCGACAACATCCCTTCGGGGTCCCGCGCGTCCGGCTCCTTTCTGTTGCGCCGCGAAACGACGACGAGGAGCCCGCTGCCCAGCGTCGCCAGCGCGAGGATGACCACGCGGGCGGTCGATGACACGTCGCGTCCCTCCTGCTGCAAATCGAGGATGCATTTGTTCCGATCCTCGACCGAGCCGCAGAACAGCCCGAGCCGCACGTTCGTCGTGTCGAAGTGGTACGAAACGCCCACGCCCGTCGCGGCGCCGAGCGCGCAGGCGAGAGCCGCTGCGACGGTGAAGGGCCGCAGCGCGCCCGCGCGTCGCGTGAGAAGGGCGAACGACGCCCCCGAAAAAACCGCAATCGGCACGAGCCCGAGGCCGAGGACGAGCCACGCCGCGTGGATCTCCGTGAAAGCCTTTCCCCACGCCCACCCCATTTTTTCAGGTGAAAGCGTGGGATCGAGGATCGCGGCGTGCGCATTCGCGAGGACGCGCGACACGGCGAAGGCGCCGAGCGCGAACGTCCCGAAGGTGAGGGTCATGAGCACCCTCGTGGTCTTCGTGGCGCCGCTTCGCCGCGCGAAGAGCGCCGCCACGACGAGCGCGAGCGAGGTGACCAGGGAGACGCAGAACGCCACGACCGCGATCGGGCCGAAGGGCTTCGCGGCCAGCAGGTCCTGCAGATCCCACAGCGAGAGGGGCATCAACGCCACCCGAAGGACGCCCAAAGCGCCTCGTAATCGGCAGCGTCGAGCACGGCGAGGCACGCGAGGGCGACGCCCCAGAGGGCGAGGAGAGCGGGAGCGAGGTCACGTTTCATGGTGCGTCGGACCCGGGGCGCCGAGGTGGATTGGGCCGGTCCCCTTCGGGCAGGGTACCCGATGTCCGGGATCGTGTCCGGGCGCTTCGGCAGGGGTCTCTGTCAAACTGCGCAAAAAAGAGAACAGGAGACACCGATGCCTTCCCCCAGCCATTACCTCGTCATCGACCTCGAAGCGACGTGCTCCGAGGACGGATCGATCCCCCGCGAGGAGACCGAGATCATCGAGATCGGCGCCGTGCTCGTCGAGGCCGAGACCTTGAAGACCGTGCGCGAAATGCAGACGTTCGTGCGACCGATCCGCCACCCGCGTCTCACGCCGTTCTGCACGAAGCTCACGACCATCACGCAGGCCGACGTCGACGCCGCGCCCCGCTTCCCCGCGGCCATGGCGAAACTCCGCGAATTCCTCGGGCGCGACGCCGCGCTCTTTTGCTCGTGGGGCAACTACGATCGCAATCAGTTCGAGCGTGACGCGCGTCGCCACGGCATTCGCCTCCCGCTCGGCAAGGACCACTGGAACCTCAAGGCGGCCTTTGCGCGGAAGCACAACGAGGGCCGCGAGATCGGCGTCGGCCAGGCGCTCCGCAAGCTCGGCCTCTCGTTTCAGGGCACGCACCACCGCGGCATCGACGACGCGCGAAACATCGCGCG
Protein-coding sequences here:
- a CDS encoding 3'-5' exonuclease; this translates as MPSPSHYLVIDLEATCSEDGSIPREETEIIEIGAVLVEAETLKTVREMQTFVRPIRHPRLTPFCTKLTTITQADVDAAPRFPAAMAKLREFLGRDAALFCSWGNYDRNQFERDARRHGIRLPLGKDHWNLKAAFARKHNEGREIGVGQALRKLGLSFQGTHHRGIDDARNIARILPYVLGGGRERA
- a CDS encoding LEA type 2 family protein, with product MTKLPRHLLLVTALALVAPGCAAEKPTLRLHHAELRSASLRGIGLDVYLTVDNPNSFDIEIRNVRVTVTFAEKYALPPIDYSPNQWLAAGQSTIVRVPVAIPFTLVPGVVDEARRTPTLRYTVKGSADVTAIRALGVERDNHPIDEAGALGRDALLAAAGISL